The Pseudomonas sp. MM223 genome segment TGGATACCCAACCAGATCAGATAGGCGCCGCCCACCCACTTGAGCACGCTCAACACCGAAGCCGAGGTTTGCAGCAACGCGCTGAGGCCAAACATGGCCAGGGCAATAAGCGCGCTGAAACCGAACACGCCGCCAACAATGGTGAACAACGTACGGCGGGCGCCGTACAGGGCGCCATGGGTCAGGGCCAGCAGGCTGTTTGGGCCTGGTGTCAGCGACAGGCCGATGCTGGCCAGCAGGTAGATAAGCCAGGTGTCGAGTGCCATGGTGGTGCAACGCCTTGTTGATTTTGAGGGTGCCAGTCTATGGCGCGCAGCCCAATCTTGAATGGTATGATCTGGACATTGAATAGTCGTTTCTGGACGCAATACCATGCTGCCTGATATCCGCCTGCTGATCCTGCCGTTACCGGATTTCGCCCTGCTGCCATTCGGTGGTTTTCTCGACAAATTGCGGTTTAGTGCCGACGACGAAGACTACAGCCAGCAGCGTTATTGCAGCTGGACCGTGGCAGGGCTCAACCTCGACCCGATACCGTCAAGCAGCGGTGCGGTGGTGCAGGTTGAGGCGGTGGCCGACCAATTGGAACTGGCCAGTTTCGATTACCTGGTGGTATTCGGCGGGCGCAACGCCATGGCTACAGCTGCGTTGGCGCCGCGCTACCAAGCCTTGCTCAGGCGGGCCGGCAAAGCCGGGATCAAGCTGGTGGGGGTGGACAATGGCGCTTTCCTGTTGGCCGCGTGCGGGCTGTTACGGGGGCACAAGGTGGTCGTGCACTGGCGTCACGAAGCCGAGTTTCGCGCAGCGTTTCCACAGTTGCAGGTGCTGCGCGAACAGTTGTATTGCATCGATGCAAACCGTATCACCTGTGCGGGCGGCACGGCGGCCATTGACCTT includes the following:
- the cdhR_7 gene encoding HTH-type transcriptional regulator CdhR (*Name cdhR_7), with protein sequence MLPDIRLLILPLPDFALLPFGGFLDKLRFSADDEDYSQQRYCSWTVAGLNLDPIPSSSGAVVQVEAVADQLELASFDYLVVFGGRNAMATAALAPRYQALLRRAGKAGIKLVGVDNGAFLLAACGLLRGHKVVVHWRHEAEFRAAFPQLQVLREQLYCIDANRITCAGGTAAIDLAVALLSQACGRTRALKGLADMLVDETRDSRHALRSLELGAGQGRQVQRAHALMRHHLGTPLAVEQLAAELGISRRQLDRQFHASHGMSAKAWWLEMRLQQARWRLLNSSHSLAQIADEVGLGDASYLGKCVRRRFGCTALALRTGNNPA